In Mycolicibacterium mucogenicum DSM 44124, the following are encoded in one genomic region:
- a CDS encoding ABC transporter permease, with protein sequence MAAADGDVMNIVGWFADPANWSGSGGIPVQVGYHLLYSGIALLAALAIAVPLGIVIGYTGRGEAVVAGFANALRALPSLGLLVLLFLIISPVVAGKLVYILPTIVVLVLLAVPPILTGTYAGIQSADQHAVDAARGMGFTRTQILLRVQLPCALPLLVSGVRSATLQIVSTATIAAYLGLQGLGRFILDGRATASFSEMAGGAILVALLAIVLEFTFAWIGRLIVSPGLRRAASKSASPIETSVTTFTLEKAP encoded by the coding sequence ATGGCGGCAGCGGACGGTGACGTCATGAACATCGTCGGCTGGTTCGCCGACCCGGCCAATTGGTCCGGCTCGGGCGGCATCCCCGTGCAGGTCGGGTACCACCTGCTCTACTCCGGCATCGCACTGCTGGCCGCACTTGCGATCGCGGTCCCGCTCGGGATCGTGATCGGGTACACCGGCCGTGGCGAGGCGGTGGTCGCCGGATTTGCAAATGCGCTGCGCGCCTTGCCATCCCTCGGTCTGCTCGTGCTGCTGTTCCTGATCATCTCACCGGTGGTGGCCGGCAAGTTGGTGTACATCCTGCCCACCATCGTCGTGCTGGTGCTGCTGGCCGTGCCACCCATCCTCACCGGCACCTACGCCGGCATCCAGAGCGCCGATCAGCACGCGGTGGACGCAGCGCGCGGCATGGGGTTCACCAGAACCCAGATCCTGCTGCGTGTGCAGCTGCCGTGTGCGTTGCCGCTGCTGGTGTCCGGCGTCAGAAGCGCCACACTGCAGATCGTTTCGACGGCCACCATCGCTGCGTACCTCGGTCTGCAGGGCCTCGGCCGGTTCATCCTGGACGGCCGGGCAACAGCAAGTTTCAGCGAAATGGCCGGCGGCGCAATCCTGGTCGCCCTCCTCGCCATCGTGCTCGAGTTCACCTTCGCCTGGATCGGCAGGCTCATCGTGTCTCCCGGCCTGCGCCGGGCCGCAAGCAAATCCGCCTCACCCATCGAAACCTCAGTAACCACCTTCACCTTGGAG
- a CDS encoding ABC transporter permease, protein MNWLSSNIDRIVSLTVSHTWLTLVPTVIGLALALPLGWWAHRSGRGYAAIVGTAGLLYTIPSLALFIILPVILGTKILDPVNIVVALTLYTLALLVRVVADGLGSVPHDTVAAAEAMGYRGWQRLLLVELPVAVPVIAAGLRVAVVSNVSIVTMAALLGIPQLGSLFTQGFQLRLYVPLITGVVLCAVLAIIFDGLIIWLNKLLTPWRQRTVTS, encoded by the coding sequence ATGAACTGGCTCTCGTCGAACATCGACCGCATCGTCTCGCTGACCGTCAGCCACACCTGGCTCACTCTGGTCCCGACCGTCATCGGGCTGGCGCTGGCTCTGCCGCTGGGCTGGTGGGCGCACCGCTCCGGTCGCGGGTACGCCGCCATCGTCGGTACCGCCGGCCTGCTCTACACCATCCCGTCGCTGGCCCTGTTCATCATCCTGCCGGTGATCCTCGGCACCAAGATCCTTGATCCGGTGAATATCGTTGTCGCACTGACGCTGTACACCCTGGCGTTGTTGGTGCGCGTCGTCGCCGACGGTCTCGGTTCGGTACCGCACGACACTGTGGCCGCCGCCGAGGCGATGGGCTACCGCGGTTGGCAGCGCCTACTGCTCGTAGAACTTCCCGTCGCGGTGCCGGTGATCGCCGCGGGCCTGCGCGTCGCGGTGGTGTCCAACGTCAGCATCGTCACCATGGCCGCCCTGCTGGGCATTCCTCAGCTCGGATCGCTTTTCACACAAGGCTTTCAGCTGCGGCTGTACGTTCCGCTGATCACCGGCGTGGTCCTGTGTGCGGTGCTCGCGATCATCTTCGACGGGCTGATCATCTGGCTGAACAAGCTGCTCACCCCATGGCGGCAGCGGACGGTGACGTCATGA
- a CDS encoding ABC transporter ATP-binding protein: MITFDTVSKVYPDGTVAVDNLTLTAPGGKITALVGPSGCGKTTSMRLINRLIEPTSGTIELDGVDTQSLDRVALRRKIGYVIQNAGLFPHRTVVDNVAALPRLLGGSKKETRSAAMELLERVGLDAKFAHRYPWQLSGGQQQRVGVARALATDPPFLLMDEPFSAVDPIVRNQLQDEFLRLQADISKTIVMVTHDIDEALKLGDQVVVLREGGTLAQAATPAELLAAPNDAFVADFVGSARGYRALGFHTGDDRLPLHREPTIAVGQSISAIPSDSGRWVLAVNAHGSPLGWVDTTTLSGDTVLDGDITLCTTARRGDPLRELLNAALSSPSGRGVITDESGVLLGTATDHGIIDAIRRAKDARSVSA; encoded by the coding sequence ATGATCACATTCGACACCGTCTCCAAGGTGTATCCCGACGGCACGGTCGCCGTCGACAACCTGACGCTCACCGCTCCGGGCGGCAAGATCACCGCGTTGGTCGGCCCGTCAGGATGCGGGAAGACGACCTCCATGCGGTTGATCAACCGGCTCATCGAACCCACCTCGGGCACCATCGAACTCGACGGTGTCGACACCCAGTCGCTGGACCGGGTGGCGTTGCGGCGCAAGATCGGTTACGTCATCCAGAACGCCGGTCTCTTTCCGCACCGCACGGTGGTCGACAACGTCGCCGCACTGCCCCGGCTGCTCGGTGGCAGTAAGAAGGAAACACGTTCGGCGGCAATGGAACTGCTGGAGCGCGTCGGCCTCGATGCCAAGTTCGCCCACCGGTATCCGTGGCAATTGTCCGGCGGGCAGCAACAGCGGGTCGGCGTGGCTCGCGCGCTGGCGACCGACCCGCCCTTCCTGCTCATGGACGAGCCGTTCAGCGCCGTGGATCCGATCGTCCGCAACCAGTTGCAGGACGAATTCCTGCGCCTGCAGGCCGATATCTCCAAGACCATCGTGATGGTCACCCACGATATCGACGAGGCGCTCAAGCTGGGTGACCAGGTCGTCGTGCTTCGCGAAGGAGGCACCCTCGCCCAGGCGGCGACGCCGGCCGAACTGCTGGCGGCCCCTAACGACGCCTTCGTCGCAGACTTCGTCGGGTCGGCACGCGGCTACCGGGCGCTCGGCTTCCACACCGGCGACGACCGGCTGCCGTTGCATCGGGAGCCGACGATCGCTGTGGGGCAATCGATTTCGGCGATTCCGTCCGACTCGGGGCGGTGGGTGCTCGCGGTCAACGCGCACGGGTCCCCGCTCGGCTGGGTCGACACCACGACGCTGTCCGGCGACACGGTGCTCGACGGCGACATCACACTGTGTACCACCGCCCGCCGCGGCGACCCGCTGCGCGAGCTGCTCAACGCCGCGCTGTCCAGCCCGAGTGGGCGGGGTGTGATCACCGACGAATCGGGTGTGCTCCTCGGCACCGCGACCGACCACGGCATCATCGACGCGATCCGACGGGCCAAGGACGCGAGGTCGGTGTCGGCATGA
- a CDS encoding IclR family transcriptional regulator, which translates to MAEASTRTVERALALLATVCESGATNLVDSARECELAPSTALRLLRTLETTGFVSRDESGTYRPGGRIIQLGAQALSNEFLIDLAEPAMDALVAETGESAYLSVRGHGQTALYLNIVEGTHSVRHANWVGRTVPLDASAAGHALRGDVPAEGYVVVERGVEADVTAIAAPVHSEARIVGALSLVIPSYRLTAPETARYGQMLVSAAADVSARLSGPTKQGSPERKS; encoded by the coding sequence GTGGCCGAAGCATCCACACGCACCGTGGAGCGGGCACTGGCACTACTCGCGACGGTCTGCGAGTCCGGTGCGACGAACCTCGTCGACAGCGCACGGGAGTGTGAACTCGCGCCGAGCACGGCATTGCGGTTGTTGCGGACGCTCGAAACGACCGGCTTCGTCAGCCGGGACGAGTCCGGCACCTACCGGCCCGGTGGGCGGATCATCCAGCTCGGCGCACAGGCCCTGAGCAACGAGTTCCTGATCGATCTCGCCGAACCGGCCATGGACGCGCTGGTTGCCGAAACTGGCGAGTCCGCCTATCTGTCGGTCCGAGGACACGGCCAAACGGCGCTCTATCTCAACATCGTCGAGGGCACGCATTCGGTTCGGCACGCCAACTGGGTGGGTCGGACCGTACCCCTGGACGCCTCGGCAGCCGGGCACGCGTTGCGCGGTGACGTCCCAGCCGAGGGCTATGTCGTGGTGGAACGCGGCGTGGAAGCCGATGTCACCGCCATCGCGGCTCCCGTGCACTCGGAGGCTCGCATCGTCGGGGCGCTCAGCCTCGTGATCCCGAGCTATCGGCTCACCGCGCCCGAAACGGCGCGGTACGGCCAAATGCTGGTCTCGGCCGCCGCGGACGTCTCCGCCCGGCTGAGCGGACCCACGAAACAAGGCTCGCCGGAAAGAAAGTCATGA
- a CDS encoding aromatic amino acid lyase has translation MIELTGAGTIADVVTLADRRDQVCVAPAVLDGVTGAHRQAADLSARFATYGRTTGVGANRSTPVAPDDDDYGLRLLRSHAADAGDPLDDRTVRAMLAVRLIQLCVPGAGLDPRILGGLERMLNDDALPELRHYASIGTGDLAALAGTALTLMGERPASRPLTPMSRWGADSALPFMSSSALTVGRSCLAADELIRLERASSVIYMLSFLALDGNPSAFAAAAARAAAAPEVDALAARLRSLFTGAGHPDHRPARIQDPYGLRVYPVSQASVVATLNSLVAQLERTLNTAQENPLFDVDGDQVVHHGAFYQAALSLELDGTTLALALTAPITHSRIRMLNDPETNGRNAFLAEAEDGSSGLMMVEYVAAGAIAEIRAAAQPASVGTLVLSRGMEEDATFASQSALQLERSVAAYRVLLCCELVGAVRLLRQRGLHHSFTGVAGQAITLAADLPWDDTDRDLRGDLAAAQDLLDDLGRLVPESVS, from the coding sequence ATGATTGAGCTGACCGGAGCGGGCACGATTGCCGACGTCGTGACGCTCGCGGACCGGCGCGATCAGGTCTGCGTGGCACCGGCCGTGCTCGACGGGGTCACCGGGGCACACCGGCAGGCGGCCGACCTGAGTGCGCGGTTCGCCACCTACGGCCGCACCACCGGAGTCGGCGCGAATCGCAGCACGCCGGTGGCACCGGATGATGACGACTACGGGCTGCGCCTGTTGCGCAGCCACGCCGCCGATGCGGGTGATCCGCTCGACGACCGCACGGTGCGCGCCATGCTGGCCGTGCGGCTGATCCAACTGTGTGTCCCGGGCGCGGGCCTGGATCCGCGCATCCTGGGCGGCCTCGAGCGCATGCTCAACGACGATGCCCTGCCCGAACTGCGGCACTACGCGTCGATCGGCACCGGCGACCTGGCAGCACTGGCCGGCACCGCCCTCACGTTGATGGGCGAACGCCCGGCCAGCCGCCCGCTGACACCGATGTCGCGGTGGGGCGCAGACAGCGCACTACCGTTCATGAGTAGCAGCGCGCTGACCGTCGGCCGCAGCTGCCTGGCCGCCGACGAACTGATCCGGCTGGAACGCGCATCGAGCGTCATCTACATGCTGAGTTTCCTTGCGCTGGACGGTAATCCGTCTGCATTCGCCGCGGCGGCCGCGCGCGCGGCCGCGGCACCGGAAGTCGATGCGCTGGCCGCCCGCCTGCGGTCGTTGTTCACCGGCGCGGGGCACCCCGATCACCGTCCGGCGCGTATCCAGGATCCGTATGGCCTGCGGGTCTACCCCGTCTCCCAGGCCAGCGTTGTCGCGACACTGAATTCCCTTGTCGCACAGCTCGAGCGGACGCTCAACACGGCACAGGAGAATCCGCTGTTCGATGTCGACGGGGATCAGGTGGTGCATCACGGCGCCTTCTACCAGGCTGCGCTGTCCCTGGAACTCGACGGCACCACGCTGGCTCTGGCGCTGACCGCGCCGATCACCCACTCCCGAATCCGGATGCTGAACGACCCGGAGACCAACGGCCGCAACGCCTTTCTGGCAGAGGCCGAAGACGGCTCATCCGGACTCATGATGGTCGAGTACGTGGCCGCCGGGGCGATCGCCGAGATCCGGGCCGCCGCACAACCTGCGTCCGTCGGGACGCTAGTGCTGTCGCGGGGCATGGAGGAGGACGCCACGTTCGCCTCGCAGAGCGCGCTTCAGCTGGAACGGTCGGTCGCCGCATACCGGGTGTTGTTGTGCTGCGAGCTGGTCGGCGCCGTGCGCCTGTTGCGGCAGCGCGGTCTGCACCACAGCTTCACGGGTGTCGCCGGACAGGCGATCACCCTGGCGGCCGATCTGCCCTGGGACGACACGGACCGAGACCTGCGTGGTGACCTCGCCGCGGCCCAGGACTTGCTGGACGATCTCGGCCGCCTCGTCCCCGAATCGGTCAGCTGA
- the hutH gene encoding histidine ammonia-lyase produces MVQVAVGVGPVSADEVVRVARDGAEVMLADDAVAAMAASRAHIEALAGNPTPAYGISTGFGALATRHIPHELRTKLQRSLIRSHAAGSGPEVEREVIRAMMLLRLSTLATGRTGVRPQVAQAYAGLLSAGLTPVVYEYGSLGCSGDLAPLSHVALAVMGEGQVRTADGALLPAVDALREHGLEPVTFAEKEGLALINGTDGMLGQLVLALADLDRLLALADIAAAMSVEGLLGTDRVFAAHLQALRPQLGQAVAAANMTRVLAGSPIVASHSGPDCPLVQDAYSLRCAPQVAGAVRDTVTHARTVADRELASIVDNPVITDAGTVESNGNFHGAPVAYVLDFLAIAVADLASISERRTDRFLDAARSRGLNPFLADDPGVDSGHMIAQYTQAAIVSELKRLAQPASVDSIPSSAMQEDHVSMGWSAARKLRKAIDGLTRVLAIEVLTAARGIEMRAPLRPAPGTAAVIAAVRDRVPGPGPDRYLAPEIEAVVELARDGALVAAAEAVIGRLS; encoded by the coding sequence ATGGTCCAGGTTGCGGTGGGTGTCGGCCCCGTCAGTGCCGATGAAGTAGTGCGGGTGGCCCGTGACGGCGCGGAAGTGATGCTCGCCGATGATGCGGTGGCGGCCATGGCGGCCAGTCGGGCCCACATCGAGGCGCTCGCGGGGAATCCCACCCCGGCGTACGGAATATCCACCGGCTTCGGTGCGCTGGCCACCCGCCATATTCCCCATGAGCTGCGAACAAAGCTGCAGCGCAGCCTGATTCGCTCGCACGCGGCGGGGTCCGGCCCGGAAGTCGAACGCGAGGTCATCCGGGCGATGATGCTGCTCAGGCTGTCGACGCTGGCGACGGGTCGCACCGGGGTCCGACCGCAGGTCGCCCAGGCCTACGCCGGACTGCTGTCGGCTGGACTGACGCCGGTTGTCTACGAATACGGCAGCCTCGGCTGTTCGGGGGATCTCGCGCCGCTGTCGCACGTCGCGCTCGCGGTCATGGGTGAAGGCCAGGTCCGCACCGCCGACGGCGCCCTCTTACCGGCCGTCGACGCGCTGCGCGAGCATGGGCTGGAGCCGGTCACCTTCGCCGAGAAGGAAGGCCTGGCGCTCATCAACGGGACCGACGGAATGCTCGGCCAGCTGGTGCTGGCGCTGGCCGATCTCGATCGGCTGCTGGCACTCGCCGACATTGCTGCGGCGATGAGCGTGGAGGGCCTGCTCGGTACCGACCGGGTCTTCGCGGCGCATCTTCAGGCCTTGCGGCCCCAGCTCGGGCAGGCCGTCGCCGCCGCGAACATGACGCGGGTGCTGGCCGGATCACCCATCGTCGCCAGCCACAGCGGACCCGACTGCCCGCTGGTGCAGGATGCCTACTCGCTGCGCTGCGCACCCCAGGTTGCCGGCGCCGTTCGCGACACGGTGACGCACGCCCGTACGGTCGCCGACCGGGAATTGGCCAGCATCGTCGACAACCCCGTCATCACCGATGCCGGGACCGTCGAGTCCAACGGCAACTTCCACGGCGCCCCGGTCGCGTATGTGCTGGACTTCCTCGCGATCGCCGTAGCCGACCTGGCCAGCATCAGCGAACGGCGCACCGACCGCTTCCTCGACGCGGCCCGCAGCCGTGGCCTCAACCCGTTCCTGGCCGACGATCCCGGTGTCGACAGCGGTCACATGATCGCGCAGTACACGCAGGCCGCCATCGTCTCCGAACTCAAGCGCCTGGCACAGCCTGCGAGCGTCGACTCGATCCCATCGTCGGCGATGCAGGAGGACCACGTCTCCATGGGCTGGTCGGCGGCCCGCAAGCTGCGTAAGGCCATCGACGGGCTCACCCGGGTCCTGGCGATCGAAGTGCTGACCGCCGCACGGGGAATCGAGATGCGGGCACCGCTGCGTCCGGCGCCGGGTACGGCGGCGGTGATCGCCGCCGTGCGGGACCGGGTCCCCGGCCCCGGCCCGGATCGCTACCTGGCGCCCGAGATCGAAGCGGTCGTCGAATTGGCCAGGGACGGGGCACTGGTGGCTGCAGCCGAGGCGGTCATCGGCCGCCTCAGCTGA
- a CDS encoding pyridoxal phosphate-dependent aminotransferase produces MTNPVALRAGIPPFYVMDVWLAAAERQRSHGDLVNLSAGQPAAQAPAPIRAAAAEALANDNLGYTVALGIPELREAIAKSYLDRHGVEVEPDAVVITTGSTGGFLLAFLSCFDVGDRVAVASPGYPCYRNILSALGCEVVEVPCGPETRFHPTISMLEQLDPPAKGLIIASPNNPTGTVLPAEDLAAIATWCDANSVQLISDELYHGLIYDGAPATSCAWETSRNAIVVNSFSKYFAMTGWRLGWLLVPEPLRRAVDCLTGNFSICPPTLPQYAAVAAFTPEAIAEADALVHHYAENRALLLAGLAEVGLGKLAPADGAFYVYADISDYSADSLTFCEKLLTDTGLAIAPGVDFDTQHGGSFVRLSFAGPKSDIEEALRRLGPWLAAYRQG; encoded by the coding sequence GTGACCAACCCCGTGGCGCTGCGCGCAGGCATTCCACCGTTCTATGTCATGGACGTGTGGCTGGCCGCGGCCGAGCGGCAGCGCAGCCACGGCGACCTGGTGAACCTGTCCGCGGGCCAGCCCGCCGCGCAGGCACCGGCGCCCATCCGGGCGGCCGCTGCCGAGGCGCTCGCCAATGACAACCTCGGATACACCGTCGCGCTGGGCATTCCCGAGCTGCGTGAGGCCATCGCGAAGTCCTACCTCGACCGGCACGGCGTCGAGGTGGAGCCGGACGCCGTCGTCATCACCACCGGATCCACCGGCGGATTCTTGCTCGCGTTCCTGTCGTGCTTCGACGTCGGCGATCGCGTCGCGGTGGCGAGCCCCGGCTATCCCTGTTACCGAAACATCCTGTCGGCCTTGGGTTGCGAGGTCGTCGAGGTGCCGTGCGGACCCGAAACCCGTTTCCACCCAACCATTTCCATGTTGGAGCAGCTCGACCCGCCGGCGAAGGGGCTGATCATCGCCAGCCCGAACAACCCGACGGGCACCGTGCTGCCGGCCGAGGATCTGGCTGCCATCGCCACCTGGTGCGACGCCAACTCCGTGCAGCTCATCAGCGACGAGCTGTACCACGGGCTCATCTATGACGGCGCGCCCGCGACCAGCTGCGCCTGGGAGACCTCGCGCAATGCCATTGTGGTGAACAGCTTTTCGAAGTACTTCGCCATGACCGGCTGGCGGCTGGGCTGGCTGCTGGTGCCCGAACCGCTGCGCCGGGCCGTCGATTGCCTGACCGGCAATTTCTCCATCTGCCCGCCGACACTGCCGCAGTACGCGGCCGTCGCGGCGTTCACGCCCGAGGCCATCGCCGAAGCCGACGCCCTGGTGCACCACTACGCGGAGAACCGCGCGCTGCTGCTCGCCGGGCTGGCCGAGGTGGGGCTCGGCAAGCTGGCGCCCGCCGACGGCGCGTTCTACGTCTACGCCGACATTTCGGACTACTCCGCCGACTCGCTGACGTTCTGCGAGAAGTTGCTGACCGACACCGGTCTGGCGATCGCGCCGGGCGTGGATTTCGACACCCAGCACGGCGGATCGTTCGTACGGTTGTCGTTCGCCGGACCGAAGTCCGACATCGAAGAAGCGCTGCGTCGGCTGGGTCCCTGGCTCGCCGCGTACCGGCAGGGGTAG
- a CDS encoding Abi-alpha family protein encodes MSQETDNPEPEVTDDLPVNREGLERHGIKLSTPIGEIAIAISTPRGGLAIPKRFDPLGLANRALGVAKFGFKLAAWGGEQIAIATKTTVEAIEMAPERSPAPAPQKQPAKESLHGKLGGLLDRALDQSTADGKTELYHRLLDQLVADEARIIGALSDNESSPLVNIYPRNRSVATLENACLIGRTANVALPQMVPQYVSHLLALGLVETVPEDPDLKADYEILGAESMVLKAIKDASRGPFPARVEKLALRLSELGRGLWQAAMQDGS; translated from the coding sequence ATGTCCCAGGAAACCGACAACCCAGAACCGGAAGTTACCGACGACTTACCGGTGAACCGCGAGGGCCTCGAACGGCACGGCATCAAGCTGTCCACGCCCATCGGTGAGATCGCCATCGCGATCTCGACGCCGCGCGGTGGTTTGGCGATCCCGAAGCGATTCGACCCGCTCGGCCTGGCCAACCGCGCCCTCGGCGTCGCGAAGTTCGGTTTCAAGCTGGCCGCCTGGGGCGGCGAGCAGATCGCGATCGCGACCAAGACCACCGTCGAAGCCATCGAAATGGCCCCCGAGCGCTCGCCGGCGCCCGCCCCGCAGAAGCAGCCCGCCAAGGAGTCCCTGCACGGCAAGCTCGGCGGACTGCTGGACCGCGCCCTCGACCAGAGCACCGCCGACGGGAAGACCGAGCTGTACCACCGGCTGCTCGATCAGCTGGTTGCCGACGAGGCCCGCATCATCGGCGCGCTGTCCGACAACGAGTCGTCACCGCTGGTGAACATCTACCCGCGGAACCGCAGCGTCGCGACGCTGGAGAACGCGTGCCTCATCGGCCGCACCGCCAACGTCGCGCTGCCGCAGATGGTGCCGCAGTACGTCAGCCACCTGCTGGCGCTCGGGCTGGTCGAGACCGTCCCCGAGGATCCCGACCTGAAGGCCGACTACGAGATCCTCGGCGCGGAGTCGATGGTGCTCAAAGCCATCAAGGACGCCTCGCGGGGCCCCTTCCCGGCGCGCGTCGAGAAGCTCGCGTTGCGGCTGTCGGAGCTGGGCCGCGGCTTGTGGCAGGCCGCGATGCAGGACGGGTCGTAG
- a CDS encoding MFS transporter, producing MSAPIRSGLRRVVLASMAGTVVEWYEFFLYGTAATIVFSKVFFGQSGSDLDAIFAAFVTYAVGFVARPLGGVVFGHFGDKFGRKTLLQFSLLLVGSATFLMGCLPTYGQIGYWAPALLVVLRFIQGFAVGGEWGGAVLLVAEHSPAQSRGFWSSWPQAGVPVGNILATVVLLTLTGTLPESEFLSWGWRVAFWLSAVVVLVGYYIRTKVTDAPIFVAAQEEAERVKASSMSVVEVLRYYPGKVLTAMGLRFAENIMYYLVVTFSITYLKVHAGVGTSLILWYLLVAHAAHLVAIPLVGRLSDRIGRRPVYLIGTLLTAAWGFVAFPMMDSKHYFVIMSAITAGLVAHAFMYAPQPALMSEMFPTRMRYSGVSLGYQVTAIFAGSLAPIIAVRLLKDYHSSVPIALYLAGACVVTLVALAFARETKGIDLAEVDRADNERVVAAGVPRP from the coding sequence ATGAGCGCGCCGATCCGGTCCGGATTGCGTCGGGTCGTCCTGGCTTCCATGGCCGGCACCGTCGTCGAGTGGTACGAGTTCTTCCTGTATGGCACCGCTGCCACCATCGTGTTCAGCAAGGTGTTCTTCGGGCAGAGCGGCAGCGATCTCGATGCCATCTTCGCGGCCTTCGTCACCTACGCGGTGGGCTTCGTCGCGCGACCACTCGGTGGCGTGGTGTTCGGTCACTTCGGCGACAAGTTCGGTCGCAAGACCCTGCTGCAGTTCTCGCTGCTGCTGGTCGGTTCGGCCACGTTCCTCATGGGCTGCCTACCGACGTACGGCCAGATCGGTTACTGGGCGCCGGCGCTTTTGGTGGTGCTGCGGTTCATCCAGGGGTTCGCGGTCGGCGGCGAGTGGGGCGGCGCGGTGCTGCTGGTCGCCGAGCACAGTCCAGCACAGAGCCGCGGTTTCTGGTCCAGCTGGCCGCAGGCCGGGGTGCCGGTCGGCAACATCCTGGCCACCGTCGTCCTGCTGACGCTGACGGGAACGCTGCCGGAATCAGAGTTCCTGTCGTGGGGCTGGCGGGTGGCGTTCTGGCTGTCGGCGGTCGTGGTGCTGGTCGGCTACTACATCCGCACCAAGGTCACCGATGCGCCGATTTTCGTTGCGGCACAAGAAGAAGCCGAGCGCGTCAAGGCGTCGTCGATGAGCGTCGTGGAGGTGCTCCGGTACTACCCGGGCAAGGTGCTGACCGCCATGGGTTTGCGGTTCGCCGAGAACATCATGTACTACCTGGTGGTCACGTTCTCGATCACCTATCTGAAAGTGCATGCGGGCGTGGGTACTTCACTGATCCTGTGGTACCTGCTGGTGGCCCACGCCGCGCACCTGGTGGCAATCCCGTTGGTGGGCAGGCTCTCCGATCGCATCGGCCGTCGCCCCGTCTACCTGATCGGGACGCTGCTCACCGCGGCCTGGGGCTTCGTCGCGTTCCCGATGATGGACAGCAAGCACTACTTCGTCATCATGTCGGCGATCACCGCGGGCCTGGTCGCGCATGCGTTCATGTACGCGCCCCAGCCGGCATTGATGTCCGAGATGTTCCCGACCCGGATGCGCTATTCCGGTGTCTCCCTTGGCTATCAGGTGACGGCGATCTTCGCCGGGTCACTCGCACCGATCATCGCGGTCCGGCTGCTGAAGGATTACCACTCGTCGGTGCCGATCGCGCTGTATCTGGCCGGGGCGTGCGTGGTGACGCTGGTGGCGCTGGCGTTCGCACGCGAGACCAAGGGCATCGACCTGGCGGAAGTGGATCGGGCCGACAATGAGCGCGTGGTTGCCGCCGGAGTGCCCCGTCCGTGA
- the hsaB gene encoding 3-hydroxy-9,10-secoandrosta-1,3,5(10)-triene-9,17-dione monooxygenase reductase subunit — MTQTPQIDPRTFRNVLGQFCTGITVITTVNDGVPVGFACQSFAALSLDPPLVLFCPTKQSRAWKAIEASGKFCVNMLHENQQHVSAQFGSRAEDKFAGIDWSPSELGSPVLDGTLAHIDCTVHSVHDGGDHFVVFGAVQSMSEPQAIKPRPLLFYRGEYTGIEPDKNTPAQWRDDLDAFLTTTTEDTWL, encoded by the coding sequence ATGACTCAGACCCCGCAGATCGACCCCCGCACATTCCGAAATGTGCTCGGGCAGTTCTGTACCGGCATCACCGTCATCACCACCGTGAATGACGGTGTGCCGGTCGGTTTCGCCTGCCAGTCGTTCGCTGCTCTGTCGCTGGACCCGCCGCTGGTGCTGTTCTGCCCGACGAAGCAATCGCGGGCCTGGAAGGCCATCGAGGCCAGTGGCAAGTTCTGCGTCAACATGCTGCACGAGAACCAGCAGCACGTCTCGGCGCAGTTCGGCTCCCGGGCCGAAGACAAGTTCGCCGGGATCGATTGGAGCCCTTCAGAATTGGGCTCGCCAGTGCTCGACGGCACGCTCGCCCACATCGACTGCACGGTGCACTCCGTGCACGACGGCGGCGACCACTTCGTGGTGTTCGGCGCGGTGCAGTCGATGTCCGAGCCCCAGGCCATCAAGCCGCGTCCGCTGCTGTTCTACCGCGGCGAGTACACGGGCATCGAGCCGGACAAGAACACCCCGGCGCAATGGCGCGACGATCTGGATGCGTTTCTCACCACGACGACCGAGGACACCTGGCTATAG